A segment of the Streptomyces sp. Tu 2975 genome:
CCGGCCGTCCTTCAGGAGGTCGGCGGTGACGGTGGTGAGGTCTGCCATGGCCGCGACGGCCTCCCCGAGAGGTTTGCGGTCGCCGGAGAATCCGCTGACCAGTTTCTGGAGGGTGACCACGAGTTCGTCGAAGCCCGCCTCGCGGTCGTTGACGGTCTTCAGGACGGTGTCGAGGTTCTTGACGACCTCGCCGATGACCTTGTCCTTCGCGGCGACGGTGCCGGTCAGCGAGCCGACGTGCCGCAGGATGCTGTCGACGGTGCCGCCCTCGCCCTGGAGCACCTGGACGATGGACCCGGCGAGGTCGTTGATCTCACCGGGCGACAGGCCTTCGAACAGCGGCTGGAAGCCGTTGAACAGCTGGGTGAGGTCGAGGGCGGGAGTGGTGCGCTCCAGCGGGATGGTGCCGCCGGCGGCGAAGGCGCGGCCGACCGGCCCGGTCCCCTGGTCGAGATCGATGTAGCGCTGCCCGACCATGTTGAGGTACTTGATCGACGCGGTGACCGAGGCGGGCAGGGTGCGGCCCTTCCGGACGTTGAAGGCGACCTCGGCGACCCGGCGCTCGACGACCTTCACCGACTCGACCTGGCCGACCTTGACCCCCGCGATGCGCACGCTGTCACCGGGGACGAGTCCGGTAGCGTCGGTGAAGCGCGCCTTGTAGGGGGACGTATCGCCGACAGACGTGTTGGCGATGCCGAACGCGAGGGCGGTGGTGGCGAGGACGGTCACGACGATGAACGCGAGGGACTTGACCAGCGGTCCCACGAGAGAGCGGCGTTTCACTTGAGCGTCACCTCCGCACCGCGGTAGACGGGGCCGGTCAGCACACTGCTCCAGTCGGGCAGCTTGTCCGGGGTCTGCTTCAGCTCCGGCGCCATCAGTTCGTTGACGAGCCGGTTCTCCTGCGGCGAGTTGGGCAGACCGAGGCTCTCGGCGGCCGCCCGCGCGGCGGAGGGGGCGGGCCTGCCGGTGTACGGGACGGCGTAACAGTGCGGTCCGCCGCCGCTGTCGTAGACCGGGGTGTCCCTGCCGGGCACGTACGTGCCCAGCGAGGGCACGGCGGTCACGTCCACGTGGAGCCCCGGCTCGTCGGTGCCCTTGCCGAGGGCCTTGTCCATGGCGGGTACGAACCCGGCGAGGGTGCGAAGGGTGCACGGGAAGGAGGACGAGTACTCGGCGAGGAGTTCGAGGGTGGGCCGGCCGGCGGCGGCCAGCCGGATCAGGTTGTTCCGGTTCTTTCGCAGGAAGGCGGTGAGGTCCTGCGCCGATGTGGTGGCCGAGCCGTACAATCCGGCGAGCTGTGCCTGCTGGTCGGCGATGGTGCCGCTGGTGGTGGTGAAGTCGGTGAGCGCCTGGAGCACGTCGGGCGCGGCGTCCGCGTAGAGATGGCTCACCTCGACGAGGTGGGCGATGTCCCGGTTGAGCACCGGGAGTTGCGGATTGAGCTTCTTCAGGTGGCCTTCGAGGGTGACGAGCGTTTCGCCGAGCTGGTCGCCGCGGCCCTGGAGTGCCTGGGAGACGGCGGTGAGGGTGGCGGACAGCTTCTCCGGCTTGACGGCGGTCAGCAGCGGCAGCACGTTGTCGAGGACCTGTTCCAGTTCGACGGCGTTGCTGGAACGGTCCTGGGTGATGGTGTCCCCCGCGCCGAGCGTACGTGCGGAGGAGTCTCGGGCGGGCGGCACCAGGGCGACGAAACGCTCTCCGAAGAGAGTCGTCGGCAGCATCTGTGCGGTGACGTCGGCGGGCACCCGCCGGAGCTCGTCCCGGTCGACGGCGAGGGTCAGCCGGGCTCCGGTGCCGTCGGCACGGATGTCGCGGACCTCGCCGATGACGACGCCGCGCAGTTTGACCTCGGCGCCCCGGTGCATCTCGTTGCCGGCCGCTCCGGTGAGGACGGTGACGGTGGCGTCGTCGGTGAACTTCTTGTCGTAGACGGCCACCGAGAGCCATACGAGCAGCACGGGCACGAGCAGGAAGGCCACGCCCGCGAGCCGTCTTCTTGCCGTGTGCGCGGTCATCCGGCCACCTTCACCGTCGTGGTCGCGCCCCAGATGGCGAGCGAGAGGAAGAAGTCGGTGAGGCTGATCAGCACGATGGCGTTGCGCACGGAGCGGCCGACGGCCACGCCCACACCGGCCGGGCCGCCGGAGGCGCGGAAGCCGTAGTAGCAGTGCGCGAGGATCACCATCACGCTGAAGATCAGCACCTTGAGGATCGACAGCAGGACGTCGTCCGGGGAGAGGAAGAGATCGAAGTAGTGGTCGTACGTGCCCGCGGACTGGCCGTTGAACAGCACGGTGACCCAGCGCGAGGCGAGGTAGGAGCTGAGCAGTCCGATCGCGTACAGCGGGATGATGGCCACGACGCCGGCGATGATCCGGGTGGTGACCAGGTACGGCATGGACCGCACGCCCATCGCCTCGAGCGCGTCGACCTCCTCGTTGATGCGCATCGCGCCGAGCTGGGCGGTGAAACCGGCGCCCACCGTGGCCGAGAGCGCGAGGCCGGCGACGAGCGGCGCGATCTCCCGGGTGTTGAAGTAGGCGGAGACGAAGCCGGTGAAGGCCGAGGTGCCGATCTGGTTGAGGGCCGCGTACCCCTGGAGTCCGACGACGGTGCCGGTGAACAGGGTCATGGCGATCATCACGCCGATGGTGCCGCCGATGACGCCGAGGCCGCCGCTGCCGAATGCGACCTCGGCGAGCAGGCGTTGGACCTCGCGCAGATAGCGGCGCAGGGTCTTCGGGATCCACAGGAGGGCCCGTACGTAGAAGATGAGCTGGTCGCCGCCGCGGTCCAGCCGGCCGAGCACGGACATCGCTCAGCCCCCTTCGGGGGACGATCTGGAGATAGATCGCCGTGAGGACCATGTTCACGAAGAACAGCAGCATGAAGGTGATGACGACGGACTGGTTGACCGCGTCGCCGACGCCCTTGGGGCCACCGCGCGGGTTGAGTCCGCGGTAGGCGGCGACGATGCCCGCGATGAAGCCGAAGATCAGGGCCTTGAGTTCGCTGATGTAGAGGTCGGGCAGTTGCGCGAGGGCGGAGAAGCTGGCGAGGTAAGCGCCGGGGGTGCCGCCCTGCATGATCACGTTGAAGAAGTAGCCGCCGAGGGTGCCGACGACGGAGACCATGCCGTTGAGGAGTACGGCGACCAGCATGGTGGCCAGCACCCGCGGTACGACCAGGCGCTGGACGGGCGAGACGCCCATGACCTCCATGGCGTCGAGCTCTTCGCGGATCTTCCGGGAGCCGAGGTCGGCGCAGATCGCCGAGCCGCCGGCGCCGGCGATCAGCAGGGCGACGATCAGCGGGCTCGCCTGCTGGATGACGGCGAGGACGCTGGCGCCGCCGGTGAACGACTGCGCGCCGAGCTGCTGGGTGAGCGAGCCGACCTGGAGGGCGATGACCGCACCGAACGGGATGGACACGAGGGCGGCCGGGAGGATGGTGACACTGGCCACGAACCAGAACTGCTCGACGAGCTCGCGGAACTGGAACGGCCGGCGGAAGATCGCCCGGGTCACCTCGGCGGCGAGCGCGAACAGCCTGCCGGTCTCGCGCATCGGGGCGAGCAGCTTCGAGGGCCTTCCCGGCGTCGGCACGTGGGCCGCTCTGTCGTCGGACGGTGCGGGCGGCCGCACCGGCAGCGGGGCGGTCATCCGGGGACTCCGCGGCCGGCCGGACCGTAGCTCCGCATGATCGCGGTGCGGGCCGCCTCCGGCAGCTGGGCCATCATGCCGAGCACCCGTTCCCTGCGGCGCAGCGCACCCTGGCGGACGGGCATCCCGGGTGAGGGTTCCAGCTGGGGGACGACGGTCCGCGGCTGCCGGACGTGGTCGCCGACGCCGGACCGCTGCTCCTTCGCCAGGGTGGCGGCGTCCTTCTCCTCCGACATCCCGATGGGGCCTTCGCGCCGCCCGCCGAGGAACTGGGCGACGACCGGTTCCTCGCTGGTCAGCAGCACCTCGCGGGGCCCGAAGGTGACGAGGTTGCGGCGGAAGAGCATGCCCATGTTGTCGGGAACGGTGGCCGCGATGTCGAGATTGTGGGTGACGATCAGCATCGTGGCGTCGATCTGCGCGTTGAGGTCGATCAGCAACTGCGACAGGTAGGCCGTGCGCACGGGGTCGAGACCGGAGTCGGGCTCGTCGCAGAGGATGATCTGCGGGTCCAGGACCAGGGCGCGGGCGAGCCCGGCGCGTTTGCGCATACCGCCGGATATCTCGCCGGGGAGTTTGCCCTCGGCGCCGAGGAGTCCGACGACCTCGATGCGCTCCATCACGATGCGCCGGATCTCCGACTCCTTCTTGCGGGTGTGTTCACGCAAGGGGAAGGCGATGTTGTCGAAGAGTGTCATCGATCCGAAGAGCGCGCCGTCCTGGAACATCAGGCCGAACAGCTTGCGCGTCTCGTAGATGTCGCGTTCGGGGCTGCCCACCATGTCGACGCCGTCGATGAGGACGCGGCCGCGTTCCGGCTTGAGCAGTCCGATGATGGATTTGAGGAAGACGGTCTTGCCGGTTCCCGAGGGCCCGAGCATGACGCTGACTTCTCCGGCCGGGAGGGTGAGCGTGACGTCCTGCCAGATGTTCTGTTTGCCGAAGGACTTGGTGAGTCCTTCGACGACTACCTCGATTCCCATTTCACCTCCCGTTCAAGGTCCGTGGGCAGCGGGCTGCACACAGGTGTCGAATGTGGCGGAAGTGCACCGGGCGCCCGCACGTTACGTTCGGGTACGCAGCCGGGGCAATGGCTGTGACCAGCGCTTTCAGGCCGAACTCAGTGGTTTGTCACGCCATGACAACGCGGTGGGGAAACCTTGTCCCCGGGTGCGTACGGTTGCGTACGGGTGCCTGGCGGGGGCGCCGGCCCGGCCGCGGCCGGGCGGTGCGGGAACGCGGTCATCGGGAGGACGGCTCCTCAGGACTCCTGGCCGGGTAGCGACGGGATCGTGGGCGGGCACTCGTTGTTCGGGCTGTTCGGGATGCACAACGGGCCCTGCCTCATGGCGATCAGGTTCTCCGGCCCGGACAGTGACGCGCTGAACAGCTGGTCGAGGTCCTCACCGCCCGTACCGCAGCCGGAGAACTCGGGGATCGTCACGGTGCC
Coding sequences within it:
- a CDS encoding MCE family protein, whose protein sequence is MTAHTARRRLAGVAFLLVPVLLVWLSVAVYDKKFTDDATVTVLTGAAGNEMHRGAEVKLRGVVIGEVRDIRADGTGARLTLAVDRDELRRVPADVTAQMLPTTLFGERFVALVPPARDSSARTLGAGDTITQDRSSNAVELEQVLDNVLPLLTAVKPEKLSATLTAVSQALQGRGDQLGETLVTLEGHLKKLNPQLPVLNRDIAHLVEVSHLYADAAPDVLQALTDFTTTSGTIADQQAQLAGLYGSATTSAQDLTAFLRKNRNNLIRLAAAGRPTLELLAEYSSSFPCTLRTLAGFVPAMDKALGKGTDEPGLHVDVTAVPSLGTYVPGRDTPVYDSGGGPHCYAVPYTGRPAPSAARAAAESLGLPNSPQENRLVNELMAPELKQTPDKLPDWSSVLTGPVYRGAEVTLK
- a CDS encoding ATP-binding cassette domain-containing protein, which encodes MGIEVVVEGLTKSFGKQNIWQDVTLTLPAGEVSVMLGPSGTGKTVFLKSIIGLLKPERGRVLIDGVDMVGSPERDIYETRKLFGLMFQDGALFGSMTLFDNIAFPLREHTRKKESEIRRIVMERIEVVGLLGAEGKLPGEISGGMRKRAGLARALVLDPQIILCDEPDSGLDPVRTAYLSQLLIDLNAQIDATMLIVTHNLDIAATVPDNMGMLFRRNLVTFGPREVLLTSEEPVVAQFLGGRREGPIGMSEEKDAATLAKEQRSGVGDHVRQPRTVVPQLEPSPGMPVRQGALRRRERVLGMMAQLPEAARTAIMRSYGPAGRGVPG
- a CDS encoding ABC transporter permease, which produces MSVLGRLDRGGDQLIFYVRALLWIPKTLRRYLREVQRLLAEVAFGSGGLGVIGGTIGVMIAMTLFTGTVVGLQGYAALNQIGTSAFTGFVSAYFNTREIAPLVAGLALSATVGAGFTAQLGAMRINEEVDALEAMGVRSMPYLVTTRIIAGVVAIIPLYAIGLLSSYLASRWVTVLFNGQSAGTYDHYFDLFLSPDDVLLSILKVLIFSVMVILAHCYYGFRASGGPAGVGVAVGRSVRNAIVLISLTDFFLSLAIWGATTTVKVAG